The sequence CTACCTTATTATCTCTCCATCATTATTGTTCTTTTTCCAATACAACCATAagtgcttcttcttcttcttcttcttccttgttTTCCACGACAAGGTGCATATAGTCATTTTGTTCTTGCATTCTATCCATAGCACCATGAAGCTTGGCTATTTAACGTTCTTGCTTGCTAGCAAGGTCTTCATGTTGATGACGAGATCAGTTAGCAAGATTCTTCTCAGTTTCAATCCTTACTATCAActtttgttaggatcggttgggtgtGATAAAGTGTTTAGAAGATGAGGttaaataaatacttgacaattttcacaactttttgatggatgaatcagtttagtgataaactgaattcacgaatcttgttgtcaatgtcaatcagttaactaatgaaagtgcggaaataaactgaatgacagatagaataaaaccGAGAATAAAGAACGTAAGATTTgtgaatgttcggagacttcaaatgctccttcGTCACCCCTTTTATCTCAAGgatatgatatttactaaaagactttgatttatacaacactttgtgtaaactcacttcagtttggacttaacactgccaaaactgaaactcttagtatcaatacaattttATCAGTACTCAGATGATGTAATTTCTAAGCACAAATGATCTTTAAAAGATCGAATATTACAACAATGAATGTTTGTGCTTAAGCTCAAaatatagcctgaaagctatgtaTAAGTATGATAAACGTGAGCTTTTTAGAGCTTTAACTCGAAGGTTAACTTAGAATGAATATACACAGAGTTCTTGCTAACTTAGTAACTGACTGTGTAACTTGGTAACTAACTCTttctcagctgatcttctcggtTATTTATAGGCTTTACTTCCAACGGTAATAATGAAtgcatttgaatctttatatttgTTAGACACATCAACATTCTGCTGACAATCATACACTgtagcttttctgaaatgcggcgtccccactacaagttgcagtcgTTTTATGTACAAATTGTCGCTTGATAGCtacgttccttaactgatgacgagTCAAGCTGATTTGTCAGTTGACTCTTTATAGTTGATAGGATTAATTGATtgttgtgtaactgatcagtctcaACTGATCGTCCTGTTGACTACACAGCTTCAGTTAGCTTTAAACAATTCAATTGCCTTTAATAATttgcgcattaatcttcagttcgggcaactatcagttacacatcttcagttcagttatcttCAGTTGTCTTGATTAGTTCTTCAATCTTTTCAcgcttaatttgtcaaactccgaaattctaattccaacaatttctctctttttggtgtttgacaaaacttagaatttatGAACTTATCAAACTGAacttttgtagataaaataatcttttattgaaaaatctttcactgtacagattcgtacaaagaatgaaagaataaaagaatctcAGAATAAAAAACAGGACTTCATCTTTATTCTTGAATGATCTTTTATCATTCCTCTCTCTTTTTTTGAATTCAACTCATTTCTTCTCTTTTCTGTTGAATGTATACTGTccttctttaattttggacagtcagcaataaAGTGTCACACTTTATAAGTTTGTCCATTCTTCACGTGGTTTGTCGATGCGGTGTGGTGCACCATCAGTTATGGCAACAACAGTATTTGCTTTCACTATTCTCATTGGTCCGTCAGTTATGAAGTACCACACATCatcgtcttgtgcagctaaatgagcctgcattcttatctTTCAATCAACGAATttttctctggagaacattggaatcttattgaaggaagacatggtATTCAGATGTAATGATGGAAATATTCagaaacaagattcaactgctctgataccacttgttaggatcggttgggtgtGACAAATTGTTTAGAAGGtatggttgaataaacacttgacaattttcacaacttttcgATGGAtaaatcagtttagtgatagaCTGAATTCACGAATCTTGCTGTCAATGTCAATaagttaactaatgaaagtgtaaaaataaactgaatgacagatagaataaaactgagaataaaaaacgcaagatttgtggatgttcggagactttaaacgctcttacgtcaccctttctattagtatcaatacaattttATCAGTACTCAGCTGATGTAATTTCTAAGCACAACTTATCTCTAAAAGATCGAATATTACAACAATGAATGTTTGTGTTTAAGCTCAAaatatagcctgaaagctatcaATATGTATGATAAACGTGAGCTTTTTAGAGCTTTAACTCGAAGGTTAACTGTGAGGGCCCGTTATCCTAATCACAATTTATTAATATGCAATCATGATTAATCAGTAAACAGCGAAAAATGAGTTAAAAATTTTCGTTTGGACCtataaaaatttcggcatgaccttccataaataggacataccagaaaatcaaatactcaaaataaacaacatatgccctcaataaacacaacaaCATAAACATGTGTCAGCCAGACACACAATCATGACAAAtacaaaccaaaatatcatagagCCGACAAGGCTTGATAATACCATAATACAATcctccaaatatatacatatagtaaCTGGGAGATAGCAACACCGCGTAGTACCTAAATAAAACAGAACCCACTCTCAAGGAGCTCTGTACTTCCTGAGGCTTCCTCTCGAGCACCTGAGGTCGAACCACTTGTACCACCTGTCATGTCCACACACAAATAACATGACAGCCCCCTCTCGCGGGTCAGAAACCCCAGTACGAGACATCAAGAAACCACGGTATATGACATAGAAATGAAATGATgccatgcatgaatgcaatgcatgtataggTGCAAGATATCAGGATATCAGGAGTCAAACGATCGATATcaacaatcatacatatatacTCGAGCTGGTCCACGACTCAGCGGACCGTGCTTGGGATATGGCCCAGCCTCGAAGCCAGCAACTACCTAAGCCGGACCGAATCAAGGTAGCCAAACATCTCCAGaacaccatatcatatcatatatataacggatctcaaccgaaatataactagatctcaataacagataggctcaatatgatatgttcagtggtattgatgtgtctaactaaaataaaatgtgtgtgaacaaaaaaaatattttattttttttgcacaTCAATTACCAACTGATAATAGGCGAGTCagcatataatatcacataaataaaaaaatagcacATAAATCATACACAGGATCATCAGATGTCTCTGTCAGACATCGTGAAAATAACTGATCTCTACGTACCTCAACTAATTTACCAGTATCTTAAATCCTCAAGAAAGTCCTGGAAATGCCAACTCAGACAAATCacatgaatattaatttaaatggtcttattatcatataaaaattccacAACCATTTAAATTCAACTATTTAGACATTTTAAATGTCTAAAATCTCAATATTCTCTTAAATGtctaaaataaatcatttttattttaatttgtcgCAAAAGATTCTTTCAAGCGACTAACTTTTCTAATTTCCTAAACTTTAcattttatatcaaagttttacATAATATTGTCTaacaattataattaataattctaAGGCATCAAACAAACTAATACTCGATTTCTACATCTCAATACTTCAAAATatctaattaaatattttgaaaatcgcTAAAAGATTTCTAAACTTTGATCGATACCTCGATTCAACTCAAAGTTTGTACCTACATCAAAAAATATAACCAATATCAATATTGATatcaaatttaacaaaaaatggAGCAACCCTTAAACCCTTTCTGGAATCATAATTTATACCTCNCCCAACTCCGGCGACGTACGGTGACGATTCAGCGGAGAAAGAGGCGACGGGTTTTCGAAAAGTGTCGAGAAACACTTCAATATGGGTACCAAAATGTAGCTCTCGTCGAGAGCTTTCAaaccatatatttatttgaatttttcggCAATCGATGCGGCAACAATCGACAATCAAACGTGGCGAAATGGGTTTGAAGATTTGTACATAAAGTTACGGGAAGAAAGAGTGGATTCGTGTGTGTGAATAGGTGTAGTGTGTGAGAGAGAGTGTGTATTATcattatcatatatatatatagtgtttatcttttatttatttgggGTTCGAAACTTGACTCGGTCTATTTTATTCCAACTCTCATgtgctataaaatttaaatatgcattttAATATCGTCTATAAACCGATATGTTCTAATACATGTTTTAAacacatgatttaattatttgacttaattattttaaattcctcaatttaaaataattaatcttaattatcgccaaataacatataattaaatcgggTCATTACATTAACTTAGAATGAATATACGCAGAGTTCTTGCTAACTTGGCAACTGAATGTGTAACTCGGTAGCGTAACTCTttctcagctgatcttctcggctatttatatcttttgcttccaacggtaataaTGAATGCATTTGAATCTCTATATCCGTTAAACACGTCAATTTTCTGCTGACAATCATACACTGTAGCTTTTATGAAATGCAACATTCCCACtataagttgcagtctgcttatGTACAAATTGTCGCTTGATAGCTACGTTCTTTAATTGATGACGTATCAAGCTGATTTATCAATTGACTCTTTATAGCTGATATGATTAACTGATTGCTGTGTAACTGATCTGTCTCaactgatcgtccagttgacCACACAGCTTCAGTTAGCTTTGAAGAGTTCAGTTGCCTTTAATAATTGgcacattaatcttcagttcgaCAACTATCAGTTACACATCTTCAGTTCAATTATCTTCAGTTGTCTTGATCAATTCTTCAATCTTTTCAcacttaatttgtcaaactccgaaattataATTCCAACAACTTTAGATTAGGGGAAACTAGTCATACCACGTGAGATGGGTTACGTAGTGTTAGGGCGAGCTGGCTCTTTGCTCGATCAAGGTAATGGGTGAGACGTTGTATATCATTTTGAAACAAGTTCTTAATCTCCATGAGTTCTTGTTTCTCTTGTTTTCCTCTAGCGAGTTGAGCCTTTAGGTTGCAATCTCTCGTGTTTTGTTTTCAATGGTAAGTTGACGGATGCGAAGGGTGGCTTGAACACGAGTACGAGGGGTGGTCATTTCCAATACATATCGAATGAAAAAGGGATCAAAGTTACATTATCAGATAAGCAAGCTATTTGGATCGAACATAGTGGAATTTTACAAAAGTGGGAAGTTTAGCAATTTTTGCATAGATTGAAAGCACTTATATGAGATTGAATTTCGAGATTCTAGGAGAAAGTATAAGTCATCCAATTATGGCAATAACttgaatttgaatatttaaacaAACAGAGATGAGTATGATGTATCAGAATGATTTGGATAGAAAGGCGGAcatttgccaaaatttgacttcgccaaattttgtctatcaaactCCCAACCGGATTATGAACccggcggctctgataccacttaaatgtcacgccccgagaccgagacgtcggtgacatccggcattatTAATCCTTCCTTCCATTCTTCTCCAGTCCCAGAACTGCTCCTGTTCCAACTCTTCCGTTCctcattcaaaatcatatcaacaaagaaaaattgaTCTGGGGAAATAAATTTAATACGGAAATTATATTTCCCTTCAAGAAACAACAAGGAAAAATGTTTGAATGGATGGCCATATGAAATacactaaaaataaataacacaagttttacagagatttcaattaaaaaaaatctattagaCACTATTAATACATCAGATTTTATCACTAAATAGCCATGTTATTttgcattatatatataatttgatattatgTTCTCCTATTTGACTATCGTTGATTTGTCACTCACATAAtaatatacaattttgatataattcATCACTTTCAATAGATGAGTGTCACCTAAACAATGTGTACAAGAGTCAGCATGATTAGTGGACAACATATATGTCCACTAAAAACCAAACAGCCTACAAGGTCGTGGGCTTTCCTAATAACTAATTGGGCTTAAAAATAAACTTGGGTTGACTTTTACAATTAAGCCCAGCAGGCCCACATTTCAAATTACTCTTCAGGTGAAACGGCAACATTTAATCCCActaaaaactagccgttttcgATTCGTCTTcccaaatttaaaaaagaagaaaaaggaaagaaatacAGAAACTCCTCTCATTTCAGGAGCTCTTTCGAAGGAATTTTCCTGAAAATCAACGAATTCTCGTGCTTGTTTAAAATTGGAAAGGAATGTAAAGTACACAGAAACTGATTTTGTTGAACATTGTTCCAGAATCTTGGCAAACAACGGTCAATCTTGCAGGTGATTTCAAGAAGTTCGGGGTTTTTTTTGAAGGTAAGTGCATGATTAATTTCTGAAAAATTAAGtgtattattcaaaaatttcatctatttttatttctttgtaGTTTAGAGATTTATTGTTCTGCTTCATGTATTTATCTGCTTCAGAAGAACCATTTGGTATATTGTGagtgttatatttttttctgtTAATTTGATGTTCTGGCTTAGAGGCAGTTCGATTATTGTGATTTTCCTGATGATTATCTTCTATCGAAAAAACTGTAATCTCATTTTTGGCGCACTTCTTTGAATTTTAACTCTTTGCGCCCcagtatttattatttatgatcaCGGATATGAGGTATCTGCTATGTAGTGAATCTTAACCAACTGGTTAATTTTGTATTTGTTGTCaagatatttaattgatttatttgttGGAAAAACAAGGACGGCAATATGGATTTCAAATGGGTtctgttgaattttttttcctgctCCATCAGTAAAAAGATGAATTTCCCTGCCCACGAAAATATACGCTTGCAAGTGAATTTTGCGACAAGTACCTggttattttataataatttttatttttctttagagATTAATTTTGGTAGGAGAGCTTCGGTTTGATGAAGATGACATTAGGATCATCAGTGACACCGTCATCCAAGATCAGGAGGATGCCACTATGCACCCCTGGCAGTACAAAAGTCAGGGTGGAGAATATTTTAGTGACCGTTCGAATGCGGCCATTGAGTTCAAAAGAACAAGCCTCTTATGACCTCATTGCATGGGACATTACTGATGAAAATACCATTGCTTCAAAGAATCTATACCACGAGCGGCATGCTGGATCATACACATTTGGTAGATGAACtatattttacataattttaagGAAACGCTTGCTACATTTGTTCTAATCATAAACTTGTGGATGAACTGCTAATCCATATCACTTCTTAACAACTTAAAGTAAATGTTCGTGTTTTCCAGATAAAGTTTTTGATCCTGCTTGCCCTACCTGGAAAGTTTATGAAGAAGGTGCTAAGGATGTTGCTTTGTCTGCTCTTAGTGGAATTAATGGTAAAAGACTAATGGTGAATTGTGACTGTATGTCTATAAATTTTGTTGCCTTTCCATTAGTTGTTTTACAATGTTTGTGCAGCGACAATCTTTGCATACGGGCAGACTTGTAGTGGAAAGACTTTCACCATGAGGGGTGTGATGGAACATGCTGTCAAAGACATTTATGAACACATCAAATTTGTAAGATATATTAGTTTgaaaatttatgtatttatataatttgagaATCTTGTTTTAATCAATCTATGTGGTCTTACCCTTTATTGTCTTTGACAGACTCCAGAGAGGGATTTTGTGCTCAAGTTTTCTgctttagaaatatataatgaaACTGTGGTAGATCTTTTGAACAGAGAGTCTGGATCACTTCGCCTGTTGGATGATCCCGAGGTGAAAACACCAATATTAAGTTATTCATTTGATCTCTCTTATTTTGTGTCTGAAATGTTTCTCATATGTGCAGAGAGGAACCTTTATAGATAAGTTGATTGAGGAGGTCGTGAAAGATGCTCAACATCTGAGGTATCTAATAAGCATTTGTGAAGGtaatacataaattaattttctttcctcgtttttttttttttgaaaaaagagGAGGATTTAAATTTCGAAGTGCATATTTTGTACTCCAAACAAATTTATTCCCCAATTTTTTGCGTCTTCGAGAAATTGTAATGTTTTATTACGTCAAAATTATACCCAGGATAAATCATCTGACAGTCGCTTGTTCTCGCAGCTCAAAGGCAGGTTGGTGAAACTGCTCTAAATGATAAAAGCTCGAGGTCACATCAGATAATTAGGATGGTAAGCTTCAGCTACTTCAATCACATGATTCTGAGTAAATGACACTGACCCATACGCATGTAATTCTTTCCTTAATGAAATATACTTGATCTTCATCTCATATACCAGAGAATAGATCCTTATCCATCCACTTTACACTTTGAACTCCCGGGACATGCTTTCCATCATGTTGCATCCATGTTTCCAGTCACTTATAGTTCCCAATGTCCTTTTTGGTTTTTTCTTTATGTACTTAGTTTAGCAAAGCATCATCGCCTCGTTCAAATATGTGTAGCATATTTGACACATGAATGCCTTGTTTTCCACCTTCATTTTTCAGACCATCGAGAGTAGTCTCAGAGAAGACTCAGAGAGTGTGAAATCTTTTTCTGCCAGTTTGGTTAGTATTGTTTTATCTCTCTTGAGATCTTTGTCTCATTGATAACTGCTTGTTCAGTATTAAATTCAATAACAATTACAGAATCTTGTGGATCTAGCTGGTAGTGAACGTGCTGCTCAAACAAATACAGATGGTGCAAGGCTGAAAGAAGGAAGTCATATCAACAGAAGCCTGTTGACATTGACAACTGTCATCAGAAAGCTAAGGTTTGGATATTATATGAAAACAAACAGCAAAAATATGATGTGTGATACTGAAGTTCAAACATGTTCAGTAAAAAAACTTGCCAACTAAGTACCTTATATTGTTAAACTTGTATTTATGTTCATCAATGGGACAACAATTTTGTTACTCCACTatgtatattttataaatacgCAACAATGCAGTGGGGAATTCAAACTAGTCACCTCTTCATTAAGGGGAGAATCCGTTCAAGACTGAGACAGAGGCTCTTGGCACTCTGTTGCTTACTTATTAACTCTCATTAATTTTGCGCTCAAAAAGCCTTGGCAATTAATTTGTAGAGGTTCAATAAAAAGACAAACTAACCTGATGATATTCCTATTTTGTATGCTTATttgcagtggtggaaagaaaagTAACCACATTCCTTACCGAGATTCTAAACTCACGAGGATATTGCAGACTTCACTAGGTGGAAACGCCAGAACAGCAATAATTTGCACAATGAGCCCTGCTTTGAGCCATGTAGAGCAATCAAGAAACACACTTTTATTTGCTACAAGTGCAAAGGAAGTAACAAATACTGCCCGAGTAAACATGGTAAGAAAAAATTCTCATCtcatataacattttttttctatGTATCTCATGCGAAGTGCATTATGTTTCCacattcaattttttgtttctgGTGAGGTTAATATTGGAATCCATAGTTAAGCAGAACAATGTTTATCAACTGTCTCTCTCTTTGATTTTTGAACCCTTTTTCAAGTGAAAAGATGAATTAGATCATTACATTAGAATGTCGTGTGATAACTTAAAACATACTGTCAGCAGTGTTCTTTAACTTATATATAAGAGAATCTAAAACATTATTAAATATGCATAGCGTCACCATTGCAAAAAACAGTTGGAGGGTGCATAAATTGAAGTACTGATTTGCATGTACAATTTAACAAtatcatcttttttatttttaacaaaataaggTTTACTGATTTCCTATGCAAATGTTTAGTGTTATCACCAACTTAACAGATTGCTTATCAGATGGTGTCTTCAGTACTACAGCAATAATAACTGAAATGTGCACTTACGTGTATTGAGGTTTGGAGCTGAGAGTTATTTTATTCATCTAGGTTGTTGAAAAGAAGCAACTAGTAAAGCATTTGCAAGAAGAAGTTGCCAGACTTGAAGCAGAGGTTTTAAACCCTGAATTGTCTGATTCTTCATCCTTAAGGTCTTTGTTgagggaaaaggaaaagaaaatactGCAGGTGGTACCCTGAAACTTTCTTTAAATAAGCTGAACTTTTTCACCAGTCAATTTTCCTGGTAATGTGCCTGGTTTTATGTGAGAGTTTCTAAAATGTGCATCCACACCATCAACTCTAGTCCCTTGGCATTCTGCCGTCAAATCTTTTAGTCTTTGGTTCTTCCATCAAATCATTTTAGTCTTTGGTTCAGGCATCAGCATTCcttccattaaaaaatattagctGGTTTGGGAGGTCAATTGGTCTTTTATTTGGAGAGAAAGCAAATTGAGAAGACATTAGTGGAGGGAGTTCACGTATTTCAATAGTGGATGATATTTTATCTTCCTACATATTTGGATGACAATTTTACATATACAGATGGAGAGAGAGATTCATGAGCTGAAGCGTCAGAGAGACCAGGTTCAATCTCAGCTTGAGTTGGAAAGAAGTTCACACAAAGAGCGAAAGGTATATTTATGCGTTGCTATGCTGTCTTCCCCTCATTCTAACATCAGATCTTTTTATTCCAAAATAATGTTTCATTTCATGATGTTATATACATAGATGCAAGTGTTTTAACTTATATCTTTTCAaccaaaaataattttcatttcaGGATGTTATATGCATGGATGACAAGTGTGTATTAAATAGTTTAACTTTATCTCAAGATGACGTATAATTTGTTTGCAGACATCTGGGCTGTTTCCGCTCATTTGCCTAGACATCCACATGCCCGTCTCTGTTTTGTTTTCGTCTTTAACAGGGAACACTTTTCTTTGAGCAATCTTTGTTCATTTCAGGCATCAGAGCATCAAGGGCCTTCATGTCATGTGGTTAAACGTCTTTCTTATAACGACGATGACTCGCTTTCCAGCAAAAGCAATTCAAAAGCCAAGATtaggaagaaagcaagaaaaatACCGACTTCTACAGGTGTTCTGGTTAACGAAATCAGAAATCTGGAGACGAGGCAAAGACAACTTGGCGAAGAGGCAAATCGTGCACTTGAACTACTTCACAAGGAGGTTGTTTCTCAAAAGCTTGGAGGTCAGGATGCTACTGAATCAATTGCAAAGATGCTGTCAGAAATAAAGGTTATGCATGCAGCAAGTTGCACATCAGAGGTGCAGACAAAAGATAAGGTTACATTGAGAGAAGAGATCGCTCGATTGAACTCCGAAGAAAGCGACATTTCAGTTTTAGAAAAGAAACTTGAAAAAGTTCAGAAATTTATAGAAGAACTAGTTACGCATCTTCCAAATGGTGAGGAGACTCCAGACCCAAAGACTTCTGCAAAAAAGAGAAAAGGGCTCCCTTTTACTTTAAGTAATACAGCCAACATGCCTAATATAATACGATCTCCTTGCTCAGCGAGATCTTCTACACGCAAATCAATGGAACTTGAAACTGAAAACAGAGCCCCTGAGAGGAATAGTGGTGTCCATGATGCAATCCCCAGGCAAAAGTGCATCACCCCTACTAGTGAAGAAACTTGCAGCATCTCATCAGGAGGGAAATGTTCTGCACAAAAGCATTCAAGCTCAATCAATGTGAAGAAAATGCAGAGGATGTTTAAAAAAGCAACTGAGGATAACATTCAAAGCATTAAATCTTATGTTACCGAGCTGAAAGAACGGGTAGCAAAGCTACAGTATCAGAAGCAGCTTCTTGTTTGCCAGGTGATTATTACGCCAAGATATATTCAGCTTGATTTACCTTCAATGTTTGTCTGATAAAGTTTTATGATGCAAAATATGTGAATCACAGTATGTAGAAATTCGTGGTCTACTGGTCGATTACCTTCAGGGATGCGCATGGTTGTATAGTTTGCGAGTTACTTTTAACAAAAGTTATTGACTGATGGTTCAGAATATGGTCGACGCTAATCTAGTaaagtatttttatttgttacaTACCGAGTAAGAGATGAAAGTTGCATCAAGTGCAGCTTTAGCACATTAATTTTCTTTAAGACCTTCacttttgatatatttatttgtaacccGCTTCACCGAAAGTCATATCAATAATTTAGGTGTTGGAGTTAGAAGAGGCTAACGAGGCTTCAAGTGATGACACAGAAACATTAGTTCGACAATCATCCATTCCATGGAACGTGGTGTTTGAGGATCAAAAGAAAGAGATTATAATGTTGTGGCATGTCTGTCATGTTTCGATCATACACCGCACtcaattttatttgttatttagaGGAGATCCTTCTGATCAGATATATATGGAAGTCGAACTTCGACGGTTGAAATGGTTGGAGCAACATCTAGATGACCTCGGTAATGCCAGCCCCGCACTCTTAGGTGATGACCCTGCTGGCTCAGTATCATCAAGGTACTTTCCAAGACTTTTTAATAAACTAATTCTGCATTCACACATTAAACTTAAGCATATTTTAGTATTGTATGCATATCATCTCTCATGTTTCTAGTTGTATGCATATTAGCTTGTgatattaagatttttttatcTTCGCAGCATCAAGGCTCTTAAACAAGAAAGAGAGTATCTAGCAAAGAGAGTGAGTTCAAAATTAACCGTGGAAGAAAGAGAGATCTTGTACATGAAATGGGATATTCCACCGGAAGGCAAACAGAGGAGGCGACTGCAGCTTGTTAATAAACTGTGGACCGATCCTCTCGATATGCAACATGTGAAGGAAAGTGCAGAAGTAGTGGCCAAGATTGTTGGTTTCTGCGAATCGGGCCAACCCATTTTGAGGGAAATGTTCGAGCTCAACTTTGTTCCCCTTAGTGACAAGAAGACGTGGATGGGTTGGAATTTGATATCTAATCTTTTGCATCTGTGAAAGTACATGATGATTCATGATAAGGTGTTGAACTTTGAACTTCGTTGTCTTGTAACAGAAAATTATCGAGATCGGCATGTCAGAGAAGTTTACATTGTGTGAATTACA comes from Primulina huaijiensis isolate GDHJ02 chromosome 17, ASM1229523v2, whole genome shotgun sequence and encodes:
- the LOC140962321 gene encoding kinesin-like protein NACK2 is translated as MKMTLGSSVTPSSKIRRMPLCTPGSTKVRVENILVTVRMRPLSSKEQASYDLIAWDITDENTIASKNLYHERHAGSYTFDKVFDPACPTWKVYEEGAKDVALSALSGINATIFAYGQTCSGKTFTMRGVMEHAVKDIYEHIKFTPERDFVLKFSALEIYNETVVDLLNRESGSLRLLDDPERGTFIDKLIEEVVKDAQHLRYLISICEAQRQVGETALNDKSSRSHQIIRMTIESSLREDSESVKSFSASLNLVDLAGSERAAQTNTDGARLKEGSHINRSLLTLTTVIRKLSGGKKSNHIPYRDSKLTRILQTSLGGNARTAIICTMSPALSHVEQSRNTLLFATSAKEVTNTARVNMVVEKKQLVKHLQEEVARLEAEVLNPELSDSSSLRSLLREKEKKILQMEREIHELKRQRDQVQSQLELERSSHKERKASEHQGPSCHVVKRLSYNDDDSLSSKSNSKAKIRKKARKIPTSTGVLVNEIRNLETRQRQLGEEANRALELLHKEVVSQKLGGQDATESIAKMLSEIKVMHAASCTSEVQTKDKVTLREEIARLNSEESDISVLEKKLEKVQKFIEELVTHLPNGEETPDPKTSAKKRKGLPFTLSNTANMPNIIRSPCSARSSTRKSMELETENRAPERNSGVHDAIPRQKCITPTSEETCSISSGGKCSAQKHSSSINVKKMQRMFKKATEDNIQSIKSYVTELKERVAKLQYQKQLLVCQVLELEEANEASSDDTETLVRQSSIPWNVVFEDQKKEIIMLWHVCHVSIIHRTQFYLLFRGDPSDQIYMEVELRRLKWLEQHLDDLGNASPALLGDDPAGSVSSSIKALKQEREYLAKRVSSKLTVEEREILYMKWDIPPEGKQRRRLQLVNKLWTDPLDMQHVKESAEVVAKIVGFCESGQPILREMFELNFVPLSDKKTWMGWNLISNLLHL